Proteins from one Cicer arietinum cultivar CDC Frontier isolate Library 1 chromosome 3, Cicar.CDCFrontier_v2.0, whole genome shotgun sequence genomic window:
- the LOC101488500 gene encoding UV-B-induced protein At3g17800, chloroplastic-like: MEKHVLQQPSPLCFSLKHHVRMFTTKHVNVCGVTLHRPNKMKVKANIEWKDNNNHNKFSSMNVPFKVRSKVGKLLKGVMQDNVNPRVFPLVAIDEVRLLSDQRDSAVQQMLLTQFTDDPSLFRIAELKEEECRKSIKDVMYLMIIFKLSDYEISLVPRISKSQCNGKLELLPYKEWQLQALHNPELLSVIMEHITMITNLRNESSKSTFQPMKVSKSWFAKMYVASILFGYFLKSASCKYHLEKCLFSSFNDRNIGNGISFSRFLGPEDLPLDDKIDKQYLWRDSSNVIGDIKGYVKAQNGFYRPSLALSHCQLRYKEGLELVRSHTQELFESDENGLLEFKVMDDDMDIETSFPTIKRLNLEGIAFGSILWEVENIISREYTLEDHEAK; the protein is encoded by the exons ATGGAAAAGCATGTCTTGCAACAACCATCACCACTCTGTTTTTCACTCAAACATCATGTGAGAATGTTCACCACAAAGCATGTGAATGTGTGTGGTGTCACTTTGCACAGACCCAACAAGATGAAGGTGAAAGCCAATATTGAATGGAAAGACAACAACAATCATAACAAGTTCAGTAGCATGAACGTGCCTTTTAAGGTAAGGTCTAAGGTTGGGAAGCTTCTTAAGGGTGTGATGCAGGACAACGTCAACCCTCGTGTGTTTCCTCTTGTTGCCATTGATGAGGTGAGGCTATTGAGTGATCAAAGAGATTCTGCTGTTCAACAAATGCTTCTCACTCAATTCACTGATGATCCCTCGCTTTTCAG GATTGCAGAGTTAAAAGAAGAGGAATGTCGAAAAAGTATAAAAGATGTAATGTATCTTATGATTATATTCAAGCTTTCCGATTATGAAATCTCTTTGGTTCcaaggatttctaaatcccaaTGTAATGGAAAGCTGGAGCTATTGCCTTATAAGGAATGGCAGCTACAGGCACTTCACAATCCAGAGCTTTTGAGTGTGATAATGGAACATATAACTATGATAACTAATTTGAGAAACGAAAGTTCCAAATCTACGTTTCAACCAATGAAAGTTAGTAAAAGTTGGTTTGCCAAAATGTATGTTGCTTCCATATTATTTGGTTACTTCTTGAAGTCAGCTTCATGTAAGTACCACCTAGAAAAATGTCTATTTTCGTCATTTAATGATCGTAATATAGGTAATGGAATTAGTTTTTCGCGATTTCTTGGACCGGAAGATTTGCCTCTTGATGACAAGATTGACAAACAATATTTATGGAGAGATTCAAGTAATGTAATTGGAGATATAAAAGGTTATGTTAAGGCCCAAAACGGCTTTTATAGGCCTAGTTTAGCACTGAGTCATTGCCAATTGAGATATAAAGAAGGTTTGGAATTGGTAAGGAGTCATACTCAAGAACTTTTTGAGAGTGATGAAAATGGTTTGCTTGAGTTTAAAGTTATGGATGATGATATGGATATTGAAACTTCATTTCCTACTATAAAGAGATTAAATTTGGAAGGTATTGCTTTTGGATCTATTCTGTGGGAGGTGGAGAATATCATTAGCAGAGAATATACACTTGAAGATCATGAAGCAAAGTGA